In Flavobacterium sp. N3904, one DNA window encodes the following:
- a CDS encoding GIY-YIG nuclease family protein, whose product MKPGFVYIITNKYQTVDYTGVTSNLPQRILEHKEKKYPASFSARYNVNILVYYEQFQLIGDVITREKQIKAGSRKAKNDLIRSINPTWKDLFEDIKNIMTE is encoded by the coding sequence ATGAAGCCAGGATTTGTTTATATTATTACTAATAAATATCAGACAGTTGACTATACTGGTGTTACTTCAAATCTACCACAAAGAATTTTAGAACATAAAGAGAAAAAATATCCTGCTTCGTTTTCCGCTCGATATAATGTAAATATATTAGTTTATTATGAACAATTTCAATTGATTGGAGATGTAATAACAAGAGAGAAACAAATAAAGGCAGGTTCAAGAAAAGCTAAAAATGATTTAATTCGTTCAATTAATCCAACTTGGAAAGATTTGTTTGAAGATATTAAAAATATAATGACTGAATAA